Proteins co-encoded in one Neovison vison isolate M4711 chromosome 9, ASM_NN_V1, whole genome shotgun sequence genomic window:
- the SPIN1 gene encoding spindlin-1 isoform X1: MKTPFGKTPGQRSRADAGHAGVSASMMKKRTSHKKHRSSVGPSKPVSQPRRNIVGCRIQHGWKEGNGPVTQWKGTVLDQVPVNPSLYLIKYDGFDCVYGLELNKDERVSALEVLPDRVATSRISDAHLADTMIGKAVEHMFETEDGSKDEWRGMVLARAPIMNTWFYITYEKDPVLYMYQLLDDYKEGDLRIMPDSNDSPPAEREPGEVVDSLVGKQVEYAKEDGSKRTGMVIHQVEAKPSVYFIKFDDDFHIYVYDLVKTS; this comes from the exons GCCATGCTGGTGTGTCTGCAAGTATGATGAAGAAAAGGACGTCCCACAA AAAACATCGGAGCAGTGTGGGGCCGAGCAAACCTGTTTCCCAGCCCCGGCGGAACATCGTAGGCTGCAGGATTCAGCATGGGTGGAAGGAGGGGAATGGCCCTGTCACCCAGTGGAAAGGAACCGTTCTGGACCAGGTGCCTGTAAATCCTTCTTTGTATCTTATAAAATACGATGGATTTGACTGTGTTTATGGACTAGAACTTAATAAAGATGAAAGAGTTTCTGCGCTCGAAGTCCTCCCTGATAGAGTTG CGACCTCCCGGATCAGCGACGCGCACCTGGCCGACACGATGATCGGCAAGGCGGTGGAGCACATGTTTGAGACGGAGGACGGCTCCAAGGACGAGTGGAGGGGGATGGTCCTGGCACGCGCCCCCATCATGAACACGTGGTTCTACATCACCTACGAGAAGGACCCCGTCTTGTACATGTACCAGCTTTTAGACGATTATAAAGAAGGCGACCTTCGCATTATGCCTGATTCTA ACGATTCTCCTCCAGCAGAAAGGGAGCCGGGAGAAGTCGTGGACAGCCTGGTGGGCAAACAGGTGGAGTATGCCAAAGAGGACGGCTCCAAGAGGACTGGCATGGTCATTCATCAGGTGGAGGCCAAACCGTCCGTCTATTTCATCAAGTTCGATGACGATTTCCATATTTACGTCTACGATTTGGTGAAAACATCCTAG
- the SPIN1 gene encoding spindlin-1 isoform X2 gives MNEDPIREDPWPAVQSGCRPCWCVCKYDEEKDVPQKTSEQCGAEQTCFPAPAEHRRLQDSAWVEGGEWPCHPVERNRSGPATSRISDAHLADTMIGKAVEHMFETEDGSKDEWRGMVLARAPIMNTWFYITYEKDPVLYMYQLLDDYKEGDLRIMPDSNDSPPAEREPGEVVDSLVGKQVEYAKEDGSKRTGMVIHQVEAKPSVYFIKFDDDFHIYVYDLVKTS, from the exons GCCATGCTGGTGTGTCTGCAAGTATGATGAAGAAAAGGACGTCCCACAA AAAACATCGGAGCAGTGTGGGGCCGAGCAAACCTGTTTCCCAGCCCCGGCGGAACATCGTAGGCTGCAGGATTCAGCATGGGTGGAAGGAGGGGAATGGCCCTGTCACCCAGTGGAAAGGAACCGTTCTGGACCAG CGACCTCCCGGATCAGCGACGCGCACCTGGCCGACACGATGATCGGCAAGGCGGTGGAGCACATGTTTGAGACGGAGGACGGCTCCAAGGACGAGTGGAGGGGGATGGTCCTGGCACGCGCCCCCATCATGAACACGTGGTTCTACATCACCTACGAGAAGGACCCCGTCTTGTACATGTACCAGCTTTTAGACGATTATAAAGAAGGCGACCTTCGCATTATGCCTGATTCTA ACGATTCTCCTCCAGCAGAAAGGGAGCCGGGAGAAGTCGTGGACAGCCTGGTGGGCAAACAGGTGGAGTATGCCAAAGAGGACGGCTCCAAGAGGACTGGCATGGTCATTCATCAGGTGGAGGCCAAACCGTCCGTCTATTTCATCAAGTTCGATGACGATTTCCATATTTACGTCTACGATTTGGTGAAAACATCCTAG